A section of the Oncorhynchus tshawytscha isolate Ot180627B linkage group LG09, Otsh_v2.0, whole genome shotgun sequence genome encodes:
- the zgc:86839 gene encoding cyclin-dependent kinases regulatory subunit 2-like, producing the protein MCILSKLFIGNMSHKQIYYSDKYNDEHYEYRHVVLPREMVKQVPKSHLMSEDEWRRMGVQQSLGWVHYMIHEPEPHILLFRRPLPKN; encoded by the exons ATGTGTATACTGTCAAAGTTGTTTATTGGCAATATGTCACACAAACAAATCTACTACTCAGACAAATATAACGAcgaacactatgaatacag ACATGTTGTTTTGCCGCGGGAGATGGTGAAACAAGTCCCCAAATCCCACCTGATGTCTGAGGATGAGTGGAGGCGAATGGGAGTGCAGCAGTCTCTTGGATGGGTGCACTATATGATCCATGAACCTG aGCCTCACATTCTCCTGTTTAGACGACCATTACCGAAGAACTGA